The following proteins come from a genomic window of Gimesia chilikensis:
- a CDS encoding DUF1559 domain-containing protein yields the protein MRTLRPISSLATGTRQLRTESRRGFTLIELLVVIAIIAILIALLLPAVQQAREAARRTQCKNNLKQIGLAFHNFHDVYDRLPTGARDGAGASYACCNATERAGWSWLYHILPYMEQSTIYDLGTDADPVGTYPLVGRKGVKAYYCPSRRKVTSYGSGYYRSDYAGNGGQREGGITSTLSLGKRGVVVRTDSKEVRINDIKDGASNTIMVAEKALNPDRHGLDGGDNEPWVNAGWDECVIRHGAGRTSSGVEYGLTPLPDVKAPTDTVAVTDKGGVSWTNWHPFFGSAHDGGMNACLADGSVRLISYNIDGDIMRRISLTDDREPLENF from the coding sequence ATGAGGACGTTACGTCCAATTTCTTCCCTCGCTACCGGTACGCGTCAACTACGAACGGAATCCCGCCGGGGTTTCACCCTGATCGAACTGCTCGTCGTCATCGCCATCATCGCCATTCTGATTGCCCTGCTGTTACCAGCCGTGCAACAGGCCCGCGAAGCAGCTCGCCGTACACAATGCAAGAATAACCTGAAGCAGATTGGCCTCGCATTCCATAACTTCCATGATGTTTACGATCGCCTGCCTACAGGCGCTCGTGACGGTGCCGGTGCTTCCTATGCCTGCTGTAATGCAACAGAACGTGCCGGCTGGAGCTGGCTGTATCACATCCTGCCTTACATGGAACAGTCCACAATTTATGACCTCGGTACTGATGCTGACCCGGTTGGTACCTATCCCCTGGTGGGACGTAAGGGTGTCAAAGCTTACTACTGTCCCAGTCGCCGTAAGGTGACCTCTTACGGTAGTGGTTATTACCGCAGCGACTATGCCGGCAACGGTGGTCAACGTGAAGGTGGTATCACCTCAACACTCAGCCTCGGTAAGCGGGGTGTGGTCGTCAGAACGGACTCTAAAGAAGTCCGCATCAACGACATTAAAGACGGTGCCTCGAATACGATCATGGTCGCAGAAAAAGCACTCAACCCAGATCGCCACGGTCTGGATGGGGGAGACAACGAGCCCTGGGTCAACGCCGGCTGGGATGAATGTGTCATCCGCCACGGTGCTGGCCGAACCAGTTCCGGAGTAGAATACGGCCTGACTCCCCTGCCCGACGTGAAAGCGCCGACTGATACGGTTGCCGTTACCGACAAGGGTGGCGTCTCCTGGACTAACTGGCACCCCTTCTTCGGTTCTGCCCATGATGGTGGTATGAATGCCTGTCTGGCCGATGGCTCGGTTCGCCTGATCAGCTACAACATCGACGGCGACATCATGCGACGTATCAGCCTGACCGATGACCGGGAACCCCTGGAAAACTTCTAA
- a CDS encoding universal stress protein — protein sequence MQNINSILVGVDLTHADRLVAEELNEQTAEAVERAIWVAALFNARLEFFAAMDLSAHTKHLLEEDRDHLTNNVEDEAHRVMSELIEQAKAKGVESSSKVAFGAPWREIILEVIRDKHDMVLVGTRPHGFTGRLFGGTVMNLFRQCPCPVYAVKVDEEPEVPEIVVASDMSEVSSDILNFIVSSAQVADMKIHLVHAIDTRLDERLKGLGVNQETLKKCTEDIKSEIENELNEQLAQTDFRTLTYGVQVHVLEGSPDVAIPAFLAEHKVNLLAMGTLARSGLSGFFIGNTAERMLEKVNCSVLTFKPSDFVSPVVPE from the coding sequence ATGCAAAACATCAATTCCATTCTGGTCGGCGTCGATCTGACCCACGCGGATCGCCTGGTGGCAGAAGAGCTTAACGAACAGACCGCGGAAGCTGTCGAACGTGCCATCTGGGTAGCAGCATTGTTCAATGCCCGGCTCGAATTCTTTGCAGCCATGGATCTTTCGGCCCATACCAAGCATCTGCTGGAAGAAGACCGAGATCACCTGACAAATAATGTCGAAGACGAAGCCCACCGCGTGATGAGTGAGCTGATTGAACAAGCCAAAGCAAAGGGGGTGGAGAGTTCTTCGAAAGTCGCTTTCGGAGCACCCTGGCGGGAAATTATTCTGGAAGTGATTCGCGATAAACACGACATGGTTCTGGTCGGCACACGACCGCATGGTTTCACCGGACGCCTGTTTGGCGGCACCGTGATGAACCTCTTCCGTCAGTGTCCCTGCCCGGTCTATGCTGTGAAAGTTGATGAAGAGCCCGAGGTTCCGGAAATCGTCGTCGCCAGTGACATGAGCGAAGTCAGCAGCGATATTCTGAACTTCATCGTTTCGTCAGCCCAGGTGGCAGATATGAAAATTCATCTGGTCCACGCCATTGATACACGGCTCGACGAACGTCTCAAAGGACTGGGGGTCAACCAGGAGACGCTCAAGAAGTGTACCGAAGATATCAAATCTGAAATCGAAAACGAACTCAACGAGCAACTGGCTCAGACTGACTTCCGTACCCTGACTTACGGCGTGCAGGTACATGTGCTGGAAGGATCTCCCGATGTGGCGATCCCCGCCTTCCTCGCCGAACATAAAGTCAATCTGCTCGCGATGGGTACACTCGCACGTTCCGGTTTGAGTGGTTTCTTTATCGGGAATACCGCTGAGCGGATGCTGGAAAAAGTCAATTGCTCCGTGCTGACCTTCAAGCCGTCTGACTTCGTTTCGCCGGTTGTGCCTGAATAA
- a CDS encoding site-specific DNA-methyltransferase → MSTSDPKPAKKKRTRTLPPPYNSLDGKRWIQNSISVWSDIRKSTEEGRLKHPAIFPEMLVERLIETFLPLDGDVILDPFAGSGSTVITAEKMGKTGVGVELSAEYAEIAARRLAELGELTEESGDGETVTSRSRIHHGSALNLSDYVTPGSVDLCITSPPYWDVLNQRRSADHKEVRHYGNHEHDLGVVEDYEDFLQELSRVFQDVQTALRPGGYCCVIVMDLRKKSRFFPLHSDLAARLQEIGMIYDDLIIWNRQAEYNNLRPLGFPSVFRVNKVHEFILLMQKPKQ, encoded by the coding sequence GTGTCGACTTCTGATCCGAAACCAGCCAAAAAGAAACGAACCAGAACGCTACCGCCTCCTTATAATTCCCTGGATGGTAAACGCTGGATTCAAAACTCGATCAGCGTCTGGAGTGACATTCGGAAATCGACTGAGGAAGGCCGGCTCAAGCATCCTGCGATCTTCCCGGAAATGCTGGTAGAACGACTGATTGAGACCTTTCTCCCTCTGGATGGGGATGTCATTCTCGATCCCTTTGCCGGTTCGGGTAGTACGGTGATCACCGCGGAGAAAATGGGAAAAACGGGTGTGGGAGTGGAGCTCTCTGCCGAGTACGCCGAGATTGCCGCCCGGAGACTGGCCGAACTGGGGGAGCTCACAGAGGAGTCAGGTGATGGGGAAACCGTTACCAGTCGCTCGCGTATTCATCACGGTTCCGCTTTGAATCTGTCTGATTACGTCACTCCGGGCAGTGTGGATCTCTGTATCACGTCGCCCCCGTATTGGGACGTGCTCAACCAGCGCCGCTCCGCCGACCATAAAGAGGTCAGGCATTATGGAAATCATGAACATGATCTGGGGGTTGTGGAAGATTACGAAGACTTCCTGCAGGAATTATCTCGTGTCTTTCAGGATGTGCAGACGGCGCTCAGACCAGGCGGCTACTGTTGTGTGATTGTGATGGATCTCCGCAAGAAAAGCCGCTTTTTTCCTCTGCACAGTGATCTCGCCGCCCGTCTGCAGGAGATCGGCATGATTTATGATGATCTGATCATCTGGAACCGCCAGGCAGAATACAATAATCTCCGACCACTCGGTTTTCCCTCGGTCTTTCGCGTGAATAAAGTTCATGAATTTATTCTGCTGATGCAAAAGCCAAAACAATAG